A genome region from Bombilactobacillus bombi includes the following:
- the ruvA gene encoding Holliday junction branch migration protein RuvA — protein MFEYLKGTVTYVCPQYIVVEASGVGYRVLVANPYRYQQDRVNTVYVQQIVRDNDQSLYGFFDLAEKQLFQQLTSVSGIGPKSALAILADNDHQGLIQAIAQNDAKFLTKFPGVGKKTAQQIILDLKDKLPQLNVDPNLDTPTLDLTMDSENSAFKDGLQALIALGYSNREIEKIKPQLQKLSGQDAGEYLRAGLQLLR, from the coding sequence GTGTTTGAGTATTTAAAAGGTACTGTTACTTATGTTTGTCCTCAATATATTGTCGTCGAAGCTAGTGGAGTTGGTTATCGTGTTTTAGTAGCCAATCCTTATCGTTATCAGCAAGATCGAGTTAATACAGTTTATGTACAACAAATAGTTCGTGATAATGATCAATCATTATATGGTTTTTTTGATTTGGCTGAAAAACAACTTTTTCAACAGTTGACATCTGTTTCAGGTATTGGCCCTAAAAGTGCTTTAGCCATTTTAGCTGATAATGATCACCAGGGTTTAATTCAAGCTATTGCCCAAAACGATGCTAAATTTTTGACTAAGTTTCCTGGTGTTGGTAAGAAAACTGCTCAACAAATTATTTTAGATTTAAAAGATAAGTTACCCCAACTAAATGTGGACCCTAATCTTGATACACCAACATTAGATTTAACAATGGATTCAGAAAATTCCGCCTTTAAAGATGGTTTACAAGCTTTGATAGCGTTAGGTTATAGTAATCGAGAAATTGAAAAAATTAAGCCACAATTGCAAAAACTATCAGGTCAAGATGCAGGGGAATATTTAAGAGCCGGATTACAATTATTAAGATAA
- the ruvB gene encoding Holliday junction branch migration DNA helicase RuvB has translation MSETEITSDHVLSEQEAAVEKTLRPQYLRQYIGQDKVKKQLQVYIQAAQKRKEALDHVLLYGPPGLGKTTLALVIANELQVNLRSTTGPSIEKAGDLVAILSELQPGDVLFIDEIHRLPKNVEEILYSAMEDFFIDIVVGQGSDAHSIHYPLPPFTLIGATTRAGQLSAPLRSRFGIIEHMAYYDESELTLIIKRSADVLNIAIADEGAHEMARRSRGTPRVANRLLKRVRDFVQVAGQKQITAQNAASALNQLQVDTAGLDQIDRKLLQMMIDLYNGGPLGLKTMAVNIGEEQETVEAVYEPYLLQQGFLKRTPRGRVVTVKAYQHLGIKPPQQNGE, from the coding sequence ATGAGTGAAACAGAAATTACCAGTGATCACGTCTTAAGTGAACAAGAGGCGGCAGTTGAAAAAACGCTGCGACCGCAATATTTACGGCAATATATTGGCCAAGATAAAGTTAAAAAACAACTACAAGTGTATATTCAAGCTGCCCAAAAGCGCAAAGAAGCGCTGGACCATGTATTATTATATGGTCCTCCTGGATTGGGAAAGACGACATTAGCTTTGGTAATTGCTAATGAACTTCAGGTTAATTTGCGTTCAACCACAGGTCCGTCAATTGAAAAAGCCGGCGATTTAGTAGCAATTTTAAGTGAACTGCAGCCGGGGGATGTTTTGTTTATTGATGAAATTCATCGTCTGCCGAAAAATGTTGAGGAAATTTTATATTCAGCAATGGAAGATTTTTTTATTGATATTGTAGTTGGCCAAGGTTCAGATGCGCATTCGATTCACTATCCTTTGCCGCCATTTACTTTGATTGGAGCGACAACAAGAGCTGGTCAACTATCAGCGCCTTTAAGAAGTCGTTTTGGGATTATTGAACATATGGCTTATTACGATGAATCAGAATTAACTTTAATTATTAAGCGTTCAGCTGATGTATTAAATATTGCCATTGCAGATGAAGGTGCTCATGAAATGGCCCGCCGCTCACGAGGCACTCCACGAGTAGCTAATCGATTATTAAAGCGAGTACGAGACTTTGTCCAAGTGGCTGGACAAAAGCAAATTACCGCCCAAAATGCTGCCAGTGCCCTCAATCAGCTGCAGGTTGATACTGCAGGTTTAGACCAAATCGACCGCAAATTATTGCAGATGATGATTGACTTATATAATGGTGGCCCCTTAGGTCTTAAAACAATGGCCGTTAACATCGGTGAAGAACAAGAAACTGTGGAAGCAGTTTATGAACCTTATTTGCTGCAACAAGGTTTTTTAAAGCGGACACCGCGTGGTCGAGTGGTTACTGTCAAGGCTTATCAACATTTGGGAATTAAACCACCACAACAGAATGGAGAATAA
- the queA gene encoding tRNA preQ1(34) S-adenosylmethionine ribosyltransferase-isomerase QueA — protein sequence MMLTLDDFDYDLPQELIAQTPLKKRDQSRLLVLDHQSGAYQDRHFYDVLDYLNPGDALVMNDTKVLPARLYGVKEDTQAHLEVLLLNNTEGDDWEVLMKPARRAPIGTKVDFGNGKLTATVTQELDHGGRMIHFDYEGIFMEILEELGEMPLPPYIKTKLDDPNRYQTVYAREEGSAAAPTAGLHWTKDLLQKVQDKGIKLVYLTLHVGLGTFRPVSEQNIDEHKMHSEFYRLTAESAQILNEVRQNGGKIVATGTTSIRTLETIGTKFDGEIKADSGWTDIFIKPGYQWKVVDEFITNFHLPKSTLVMLVASFTGRENILNAYQHAVAEKYRFFSFGDAMFIK from the coding sequence ATGATGCTTACTTTGGATGATTTTGATTATGATTTACCTCAGGAATTAATTGCACAAACCCCCTTAAAAAAACGTGACCAATCGCGCTTGTTGGTTTTAGATCATCAAAGCGGTGCTTATCAAGATCGACATTTTTATGATGTCTTAGATTATTTGAATCCTGGTGATGCTTTGGTGATGAATGATACTAAAGTATTACCAGCACGCTTATATGGAGTTAAAGAAGATACACAAGCTCATTTAGAAGTATTACTATTGAATAACACTGAAGGTGATGATTGGGAAGTTTTGATGAAACCCGCGCGACGGGCACCGATAGGAACTAAGGTGGACTTTGGCAATGGCAAATTAACCGCTACCGTAACGCAAGAATTAGATCATGGCGGACGCATGATTCATTTTGATTATGAAGGCATTTTTATGGAAATTTTGGAAGAATTAGGAGAAATGCCTTTGCCACCTTATATTAAGACTAAATTAGATGATCCTAACCGTTATCAAACCGTTTATGCCCGCGAAGAAGGATCAGCTGCTGCTCCCACGGCAGGTTTACATTGGACCAAAGATTTATTACAAAAAGTTCAAGACAAGGGTATTAAGTTAGTCTATTTGACCTTACATGTTGGCCTAGGAACTTTTCGGCCGGTTTCTGAACAAAATATTGATGAGCATAAAATGCATAGTGAATTTTATCGGTTAACTGCCGAGTCTGCTCAAATTTTGAATGAAGTACGCCAAAATGGCGGTAAAATTGTAGCTACAGGTACAACATCTATTAGAACTTTAGAAACAATTGGCACCAAGTTTGATGGCGAGATTAAAGCTGATAGCGGTTGGACGGATATTTTTATTAAACCTGGTTATCAGTGGAAGGTTGTAGATGAATTTATTACTAATTTTCATTTACCTAAATCAACCCTTGTCATGTTAGTAGCTTCATTTACTGGTCGAGAAAATATTCTGAATGCTTATCAACATGCTGTAGCAGAAAAGTATCGCTTCTTTAGTTTTGGAGATGCAATGTTTATCAAATAA
- the tgt gene encoding tRNA guanosine(34) transglycosylase Tgt yields the protein MVQPIRYRLIKKEKHTGARLGELITPHGTFPTPIFMPVGTQASVKTMAPEELKEMGASVILANTYHLWLRPGSPLVKEAGGLHQFMNWDRGILTDSGGFQVFSLAKRRGISEEGVTFKSHLDGQKMFLSPEKAIHIENDLGPDIMMSLDECPPFFESYNYLKASVERTSRWAERGLKAHRNPDTQGIFGIVQGGGYQDLRQQSAHDLTSLDFAGYSIGGLSVGESKAEMNHVLDFTTPLLPENKPRYLMGVGTADSLIDGVIRGIDMFDCVLPTRIARNGTCMTSQGRLVVKNAQYAHDFTPLDPECDCYACRNYTRAYIRHLLQVDETFGIHLTSYHNLYYLIHLMAQVRQAIVDDNLLELRDQVFEKYGFNQKNAKNF from the coding sequence ATGGTACAACCAATTAGATATCGTTTAATTAAAAAAGAAAAACATACAGGAGCGCGTTTAGGAGAATTAATCACGCCCCATGGAACTTTTCCCACACCAATTTTCATGCCCGTAGGCACTCAAGCTAGCGTGAAAACAATGGCTCCTGAAGAACTAAAAGAAATGGGAGCTTCAGTGATTTTAGCTAATACTTACCATTTATGGTTGCGCCCTGGTTCACCGTTAGTTAAAGAAGCTGGGGGCTTACACCAGTTCATGAATTGGGATCGAGGAATTTTGACTGATTCTGGTGGTTTTCAAGTTTTCTCTTTAGCCAAAAGACGTGGGATTAGTGAAGAAGGGGTCACTTTTAAAAGCCATTTAGATGGTCAAAAAATGTTTTTATCACCAGAAAAGGCAATTCATATTGAAAATGATTTAGGTCCAGATATCATGATGAGTTTGGATGAATGTCCGCCCTTTTTTGAGTCTTATAATTATTTAAAAGCTTCTGTAGAACGCACATCGCGTTGGGCTGAACGGGGATTAAAAGCCCATCGTAATCCAGATACTCAAGGTATTTTTGGTATTGTTCAAGGAGGCGGTTATCAAGACTTACGCCAACAAAGTGCCCATGACTTAACAAGTTTGGATTTTGCCGGTTATTCGATTGGCGGTTTATCAGTAGGTGAATCTAAAGCGGAGATGAACCATGTTTTAGATTTTACAACGCCATTATTGCCAGAAAACAAACCACGTTATTTAATGGGAGTTGGAACAGCTGACTCTTTAATTGATGGTGTGATTCGCGGCATTGATATGTTTGATTGTGTTTTGCCGACTCGAATAGCTCGTAATGGAACTTGTATGACATCACAAGGCCGTTTGGTTGTCAAAAATGCTCAGTATGCTCATGACTTTACACCTTTAGATCCTGAATGTGATTGTTATGCTTGCCGCAACTATACGCGCGCTTATATTCGCCATCTATTACAGGTGGATGAGACTTTTGGAATTCATTTGACTAGTTATCATAACCTGTACTATTTAATTCATTTAATGGCCCAAGTTCGGCAAGCAATTGTTGATGATAACTTACTAGAATTGCGTGACCAAGTCTTTGAAAAGTATGGCTTCAATCAAAAAAATGCTAAGAACTTTTAG
- the yajC gene encoding preprotein translocase subunit YajC, with the protein MIFIIIIMFALMYFTMYRPQKKQQQQRQEMLNQIKVGDPVVTIGGLHGVIDSMNDTDKTVVLDCDGIYLTFSRSAIRTVSRNTAAASANSDSAKAETKEADTQADSEAKPTTAPADAAEPVKEEKAPTTDAPKADNAEAKPED; encoded by the coding sequence ATGATTTTTATTATCATTATAATGTTTGCCTTAATGTACTTTACAATGTATCGTCCCCAAAAGAAGCAACAACAACAGCGTCAAGAAATGCTCAACCAAATTAAAGTTGGCGATCCGGTTGTAACTATTGGCGGTTTGCATGGGGTAATTGATTCAATGAATGATACCGATAAAACAGTTGTTTTGGACTGTGATGGGATTTATTTAACGTTTAGTCGTTCTGCTATTCGGACGGTAAGTCGAAATACTGCAGCTGCATCTGCGAATAGTGATTCCGCAAAAGCAGAAACAAAAGAAGCAGATACCCAAGCTGATTCTGAGGCAAAACCAACTACAGCTCCTGCAGATGCTGCTGAGCCAGTTAAAGAAGAAAAAGCACCTACGACAGATGCACCAAAAGCTGACAACGCTGAAGCTAAGCCAGAAGATTAA
- the zwf gene encoding glucose-6-phosphate dehydrogenase, giving the protein MAKEQRTIFIIFGGSGDLAHRKLYPALFKLYIKGYLREHFAVIGTARRPWSHEYFRQTVMESIGADIGDQEKISAFAQHFYYQSHDVNDASHYVALKKLALQLSDQYQTQENQIFYMAVAPRFFGTVASHINSEGLLTKSGYNRLVIEKPFGRDLQSATELNNSIAATFKEEQIYRIDHYLGKEMVQALPMLRFTNPILEAIWNHQYLSNVQITLAETLGVGERAGYYETAGALRDMIQNHALQILGLIAMEKPAEFSSAAVHQQKSALFAQLPLYSASEVDHNFVRGQYGVDKRGNQTAYRQADNVADNSNIETFVAGKIMIDNPRWRGVPFYVRSGKRLRQKTTRIDLVFKTSSNKIFTRDQLRKGNTQPMVLSIFVEPTQGISLTINGTNPGMGLHPFLHKLNFQQSAEEMTNSQEAYEKLLIDIIQGNQTNFTNWQEQEYTWRFIDQIRQRWDQVKAEFPNYYSNSFGPQSSVELLAHDGNEWIWGPESVQ; this is encoded by the coding sequence ATGGCAAAAGAACAACGAACAATTTTTATTATTTTTGGCGGCTCTGGCGATTTAGCCCATCGCAAGCTATATCCAGCTTTATTCAAACTTTACATCAAAGGCTATTTAAGAGAACATTTTGCGGTGATTGGTACTGCAAGAAGACCTTGGAGTCATGAGTATTTTCGCCAAACTGTGATGGAATCAATTGGAGCTGACATCGGCGATCAAGAAAAGATTTCCGCTTTTGCACAGCACTTTTACTATCAATCACATGATGTCAATGATGCAAGTCATTACGTGGCCTTAAAAAAATTAGCATTACAATTGAGTGATCAATATCAAACTCAAGAAAATCAAATTTTTTATATGGCGGTGGCGCCACGCTTTTTTGGCACGGTAGCTAGTCATATTAATTCTGAAGGTTTATTAACGAAAAGTGGCTATAATCGATTAGTAATTGAAAAACCCTTTGGACGTGATTTGCAAAGTGCTACGGAATTAAATAATAGCATTGCCGCTACCTTTAAAGAGGAGCAAATTTATCGAATTGATCATTACTTAGGAAAAGAAATGGTTCAAGCATTACCAATGCTGCGTTTCACTAATCCGATTTTGGAAGCTATTTGGAATCATCAATATTTGAGCAATGTTCAAATTACACTTGCCGAAACCTTAGGTGTTGGCGAACGTGCTGGTTATTACGAAACAGCAGGTGCTTTGCGCGATATGATTCAAAATCACGCTTTACAGATTTTGGGTTTGATTGCGATGGAAAAACCAGCCGAATTTTCTTCAGCAGCCGTTCATCAGCAAAAAAGTGCGCTATTTGCGCAATTGCCGCTTTACTCAGCTTCAGAAGTTGATCATAATTTTGTTCGTGGTCAGTATGGTGTCGATAAAAGGGGAAACCAAACAGCATATCGTCAAGCAGATAATGTTGCTGATAATTCCAATATTGAAACTTTTGTTGCCGGTAAAATTATGATTGATAATCCACGTTGGCGGGGAGTGCCCTTTTATGTGCGCAGTGGAAAAAGATTGCGCCAAAAAACTACGCGCATTGATTTGGTCTTTAAAACTAGTAGTAATAAAATTTTTACACGTGATCAGTTACGTAAAGGTAATACCCAACCAATGGTTTTAAGTATTTTTGTTGAACCGACACAAGGAATAAGCTTAACTATTAATGGCACTAATCCAGGTATGGGTTTACATCCTTTTTTGCACAAGTTGAACTTTCAACAGTCTGCTGAAGAAATGACTAATTCGCAAGAAGCCTATGAAAAATTACTGATTGATATCATTCAAGGTAATCAGACTAACTTTACTAATTGGCAAGAGCAAGAATATACTTGGCGTTTTATTGATCAAATTCGCCAGCGTTGGGATCAAGTAAAAGCTGAATTTCCTAATTACTATAGTAATAGTTTTGGTCCTCAAAGCAGCGTGGAATTGTTAGCACATGATGGTAATGAATGGATTTGGGGACCAGAATCAGTTCAATGA
- the dinB gene encoding DNA polymerase IV codes for MSFLELPEIINDSRQIIHVDMDAFYASVEEREHPQYRQKALVIAPDPRQHNGHGVITTANYRARQYGVGSAMPAIKAVELIPFSELLFTSPNFTLYRQVSNQIHQIFTQVTDTWEPVALDEAYLDVTANKLHLNDPIQIALIIQRTIKRHLHLTCSVGISYNKFLAKMASDYAKPFGRTVVTSAQARNFLAPLPISKFHGIGHATQEKLNRLGLQIGRDLQQTSFDFLTRKFGKTGFMIYQRARGIDNEPVKAQRQSKSIGREQTFNRPVFNDQQAQKIFQKMAQQVAKNLQQKHLIGQTVVIKVRTVEFVTYTRRRTLAQATSDADVIFQTSQELFALLNLQTQPLRLIGVTMTNLREQSFEEIELF; via the coding sequence ATGAGTTTTTTAGAATTACCTGAAATTATTAACGATAGCCGCCAAATTATTCATGTTGATATGGATGCTTTTTATGCTTCTGTAGAAGAACGCGAGCATCCACAATATCGCCAAAAAGCTTTAGTGATTGCGCCTGATCCACGTCAACATAATGGACACGGTGTAATTACAACGGCTAATTATCGGGCACGTCAATATGGTGTAGGCTCAGCGATGCCAGCTATTAAGGCTGTGGAATTAATCCCATTTTCAGAATTACTATTTACTTCGCCTAATTTCACTTTATATCGACAAGTATCAAATCAAATTCATCAAATTTTTACCCAAGTAACAGATACTTGGGAGCCAGTAGCTTTAGATGAAGCATATTTAGATGTAACAGCTAATAAGTTGCATTTAAATGATCCGATTCAGATTGCTTTAATTATTCAAAGAACGATCAAACGTCACTTGCATTTGACTTGTTCTGTGGGAATTTCGTACAATAAGTTTCTAGCAAAAATGGCATCTGATTATGCTAAGCCCTTTGGGAGAACAGTAGTAACCAGCGCACAAGCACGGAACTTTCTGGCACCTTTGCCGATTAGTAAATTTCACGGTATTGGTCATGCGACTCAAGAAAAGTTAAATCGATTAGGGTTGCAAATTGGCCGAGATCTCCAACAAACATCATTTGATTTTTTAACTAGAAAATTTGGTAAAACTGGTTTTATGATTTATCAACGTGCGCGCGGTATTGATAATGAGCCAGTTAAGGCACAGCGCCAAAGTAAATCTATTGGGCGTGAGCAAACCTTTAATCGGCCAGTATTTAATGATCAGCAAGCACAAAAAATATTTCAAAAAATGGCACAGCAGGTAGCTAAAAATCTTCAACAAAAACATCTTATTGGGCAAACAGTTGTGATTAAAGTGCGAACGGTAGAATTTGTCACTTATACACGGCGCCGTACTTTAGCACAAGCTACAAGCGATGCAGATGTTATTTTTCAAACTAGCCAGGAATTATTTGCACTTTTGAATTTGCAAACACAACCCCTGCGATTAATTGGGGTGACAATGACTAATTTACGGGAACAAAGTTTTGAAGAAATCGAATTATTTTAG
- a CDS encoding DHH family phosphoesterase: MNTFGEIIDQIAISSKIIIHRHVNPDPDALGSQLGLAESIRATYPQKNVLLAGEGVGDLDWISTMDTVKDTDYQDALVIVVDTANRPRISDQRYHQGAKLIKIDHHPNVDPYGDLRYVNTSASSCSEIIADLINTAGNKLRMTARVAASLYTGIVGDTGRFLYPSTTVHTLAVAAQLVSFDFDANLINLKMGEITLNQARLQGYVYDHLEVDDSGAAKLIIPQSLLNSLDLTTDDAHVIFSTPGRLKGVHSWVMGVEQLDGTYRVHLRSQGPAINDLAAAHHGGGHPLASGAKAQDEAEMQQIFTELITLQQQFK; the protein is encoded by the coding sequence ATGAATACTTTTGGAGAAATTATTGACCAAATTGCAATTTCATCTAAGATTATCATTCATCGTCATGTTAATCCGGATCCAGATGCTTTAGGATCCCAATTAGGCTTGGCAGAAAGCATCCGTGCTACTTATCCACAAAAAAATGTCTTACTAGCTGGTGAAGGTGTTGGGGATTTAGACTGGATTAGTACAATGGATACAGTGAAGGATACTGATTATCAAGATGCCTTGGTCATTGTTGTAGATACAGCTAATCGGCCTCGGATAAGTGATCAACGATATCATCAAGGTGCAAAATTAATTAAAATTGATCACCATCCCAATGTTGATCCTTATGGAGATTTACGCTATGTCAATACCAGTGCTTCAAGCTGTTCAGAAATTATTGCAGATTTAATCAATACTGCGGGAAATAAACTGCGGATGACTGCAAGGGTGGCTGCAAGTTTATATACCGGAATTGTAGGAGATACTGGACGCTTTTTGTATCCTAGTACGACAGTTCATACTCTAGCAGTAGCAGCTCAGTTAGTGAGTTTTGATTTCGATGCGAATCTCATTAATTTAAAAATGGGGGAAATAACTTTAAATCAAGCTCGCTTGCAAGGATATGTTTATGATCACTTAGAAGTTGATGATAGTGGAGCGGCTAAATTAATTATTCCGCAATCTTTATTAAATTCATTGGATTTAACAACTGATGATGCCCATGTGATTTTCTCAACTCCTGGTCGCCTGAAGGGTGTTCATAGTTGGGTGATGGGTGTGGAACAATTAGATGGCACTTATCGAGTACATTTGCGCTCTCAAGGACCCGCGATCAATGATTTGGCCGCTGCTCATCACGGTGGTGGTCATCCTCTGGCTAGTGGAGCTAAGGCACAAGATGAAGCTGAAATGCAACAAATTTTTACAGAACTGATTACTTTGCAACAACAATTTAAATAA
- a CDS encoding DEAD/DEAH box helicase has product MATFAEYHWPNFINSALTKINFQHPTPVQEQVIPIIMAGRDVITQAQTGSGKTHAYLLPLLSQITSDLQVQLVITAPSRELAYQIRTAAETIIQQAPQTLHIGFYVGGTDKQKQIKHLQQWQPQIVIGTPGRIWDLINNHVLQVQTVKYFVIDEADMTLDMGFLPSVDKIASSMPQKLQTLVFSATIPQKLQPFLKKYLHQPVIERLEVPTIIAPNIDNWALFTKGRDKNAVLYQLLTLGQPYLALIFANTIKAVDQIYDYLAAQGLKVAKIHGDLTPRERKRTMKAVEQMEYQYVVASDLAARGIDIPGVSHVINVEIPNEDEFFVHRVGRTGRNQMSGIAITLYGPDEEDKIAHLEQLGIKFSYKEIKNKEIATAKPHDRRKQRTAHNQTLDPTLKGLVKKEKRKKKPGYRKKIKQAIQNDRQQKRKLEQRSERQRLRKLKKQQNKI; this is encoded by the coding sequence ATGGCAACATTTGCCGAGTATCATTGGCCGAATTTTATTAATTCGGCATTAACTAAAATCAACTTTCAACATCCCACACCTGTGCAAGAACAGGTTATACCAATAATTATGGCCGGTCGAGATGTGATTACGCAAGCACAAACTGGTAGTGGTAAAACGCATGCTTATTTACTACCGTTACTTAGTCAGATAACGTCTGATTTGCAGGTACAATTGGTAATCACTGCGCCTAGTCGAGAGTTGGCCTATCAAATTCGGACTGCAGCTGAAACTATTATCCAACAAGCACCCCAAACTTTACACATTGGTTTTTATGTGGGCGGCACCGATAAACAAAAACAAATAAAACATTTGCAACAATGGCAACCACAAATTGTTATTGGCACACCAGGTAGAATTTGGGATTTAATCAATAATCATGTTCTACAAGTTCAAACGGTTAAATATTTTGTGATTGATGAAGCAGATATGACATTAGATATGGGATTTTTGCCCAGCGTTGATAAGATTGCCAGCAGCATGCCCCAAAAATTACAAACGCTAGTTTTTTCGGCTACAATTCCCCAAAAATTACAACCATTTTTGAAAAAATATTTACATCAACCAGTTATTGAAAGACTGGAAGTACCAACAATAATTGCACCTAATATCGATAATTGGGCACTATTTACTAAAGGCCGCGATAAGAATGCAGTTTTATATCAACTTCTCACATTGGGACAGCCTTATTTAGCCTTAATATTTGCCAATACAATAAAAGCGGTTGATCAAATTTATGATTATTTAGCAGCTCAAGGCTTAAAAGTAGCGAAAATCCATGGCGATTTAACTCCGCGAGAACGAAAAAGAACAATGAAAGCTGTTGAACAAATGGAATATCAATATGTAGTTGCTTCTGATTTAGCAGCTAGAGGGATTGATATTCCTGGTGTTTCCCATGTTATTAATGTTGAAATACCTAATGAAGACGAGTTTTTTGTTCATCGTGTAGGTCGAACAGGTCGTAATCAAATGAGCGGGATTGCCATTACTTTATATGGTCCTGATGAAGAAGACAAAATTGCGCATTTAGAACAACTAGGTATTAAATTTAGTTATAAAGAAATTAAAAATAAAGAAATCGCAACAGCTAAGCCGCATGATCGCCGTAAACAGCGGACTGCACATAATCAAACATTAGATCCTACTTTAAAGGGATTAGTTAAGAAAGAAAAGCGCAAGAAAAAGCCGGGTTATCGTAAAAAAATTAAGCAGGCAATTCAAAATGATCGCCAACAAAAACGAAAATTGGAGCAACGTTCAGAACGCCAACGCTTGCGTAAGCTGAAAAAACAACAAAATAAGATTTAA